In one Drosophila pseudoobscura strain MV-25-SWS-2005 chromosome X, UCI_Dpse_MV25, whole genome shotgun sequence genomic region, the following are encoded:
- the LOC4812909 gene encoding E3 ubiquitin-protein ligase SHPRH isoform X2 produces MNPPIVLCEIADEIPIESVSEPSQFTYAIKGWELMHFFGPEHAKILLECIKKCEVERPRKLVFKAIKKDAKWILVLLQQATRSQPRPLDMEMAAILLPIVFKNFCLETSLDFAVAEQEKLYQRPLKTYVSTKLYDALYDRHQKAREGKDKPLELPDCFQSTLRKYQERSVCWMLSREQESNEFTGNYSVLHAVDGHTRVLKHDYCLQFYPFQEKLPKIILPPGGILADEMGLGKTVEFLAMLLLNPRVKGTFNNKYWLELLESVDDYVPLKKPRLQEELFCICTKKKGIQIKCRRCKLWQHEECMNSSDERDANDPPYVCPSCWSELGNMENTQLVESGATIIVSPNAIKMQWFNEMQKHISPALKVLLYPGLHSGSWYSPLELAKYDVVLTDFLILRNEIHHTADHKSDRQMRHQQRYMRPSCPLLMVNWWRVCLDEAQMVESTTSNAAEMVRMLPAVNRWAVTGTIDDLPPLLQFVGFNEACQPPAAWQTVDKSFQLNHNPKPLLDLLEHSLWRTCMSKVKHELGIPPQTEVVHRLELSNVESLYYREEHNKCHEQFLQEVAKNTHHNEDNSSRLAAISPQLLRIILKPFLRIRKTCSVPVVNNNSLHTLSFLDPQDLLNHLISNNENECKKQLRSWASAYNGSAAIYFIRKHYHQAIRQYKLLLKLAADYNKDNISVDSVLQIHALYNILQASALAAPQDRISEIEETTYKSQMQKFGWKYLEETSKVLQSALSAYQLKISEMHTLEDQFRGSIVQFLATVVNLKHSLHDVMLSKVQYVVVDKLEHVHSIAGIIYVIEMWHQRLEDLKINLFSEFEYLQDIIGRAVGAVKAGEALTAEITSFITNVSDCHLAEILNEGKKKPKKPRTCRLCKIRETLHKFECLVFDKENDMTEGLEKPSVEISVLKIIFTFVRSKSEFSDYLGECKIKLDLLSCLQGLAKSMAKYWIEVEYMVKSFDELEMCKMRILLTDDPKEQSNFRILRGQVDEQLRTNLIKLEIAQRNFTRLNGRLKYLKHLKEDNSARNCPICQTDEDSRYVMMVCGHFICQDCLDEMKRKKNTECSTKCPICRQDSPELYHSVRPGVAKTMVGSFSTKITCIVQLILKITADDNQAKILIFSQWQAILEQISIALRLNRIVFRKCSNMDLDEFKSTEMNVTCLLMALSRGSKGLNLIEATHVFLVEPILNPGDERQAIGRIHRFGQTKATTVHRFIVNGTIEENILSLISSADDSKTLGTHWDLENLTLDSLKKLFILKE; encoded by the exons ATGAATCCTCCTATTGTTTTATGCGAAATCGCAGATGAAATTCCCATAGAATCTGTGAGCGAGCCTTCGCAATTCACTTATGCCATAAAGGGCTGGGAACTAATGCACTTCTTTGGGCCGGAGCATGCAAAGATACTCTTAGAATGCATAAAAAAGT GCGAAGTCGAGCGTCCCCGAAAGTTGGTCTTCAAAGCCATAAAAAAAGATGCCAAATGGATCTTGGTGCTTTTGCAGCAGGCGACTCGTTCCCAGCCCCGTCCGCTTGATATGGAAATGGCTGCCATACTATTGCCAATTGTGTTCAAAAATTTCTGCCTGGAGACCAGCTTGGATTTTGCAGTGGCCGAGCAGGAGAAGCTGTATCAGCGACCACTCAAAACGTATGTGTCCACGAAGCTATACGATGCTCTCTACGACAGACACCAGAAGGCGCGAGAGGGCAAGGACAAGCCTTTGGAACTTCCCGACTGCTTCCAGTCGACGTTGCGCAAATACCAAGAGCGCAGCGTTTGCTGGATGCTTAGTCGCGAGCAAGAGTCAAATGAATTTACTGGGAACTACTCCGTTCTGCACGCGGTGGATGGACATACACGCGTGCTCAAGCATGACTACTGTCTGCAGTTCTATCCGTTTCAGGAGAAACTGCCAAAGATAATTTTGCCCCCGGGTGGCATCCTAGCAGATGAAATGGGTTTGGGCAAGACGGTGGAGTTCCTTGCCATGCTGCTGCTCAATCCCAGAGTTAAGGGCACattcaacaacaaatattGGCTAGAACTTTTAGAGAGTGTCGACGATTACGTGCCTCTAAAGAAGCCGCGGCTGCAGGAAGAACTGTTTTGCATTtgcaccaaaaaaaagggcaTCCAGATTAAGTGCAGAAGGTGCAAACTGTGGCAGCACGAGGAGTGTATGAATAGCAGTGACGAGCGGGATGCGAATGATCCCCCATATGTGTGTCCCAGCTGCTGGTCGGAACTGGGAAACATGGAAAACACGCAATTGGTAGAGTCCGGAGCCACCATCATAGTCTCGCCCAATGCCATTAAGATGCAGTGGTTTAACGAGATGCAAAAGCACATCTCGCCTGCCCTGAAGGTCCTACTGTACCCCGGCCTGCACTCTGGCTCGTGGTATAGTCCCTTGGAGCTGGCCAAGTACGATGTTGTGCTCACAGATTTTCTTATCCTTCGCAATGAGATTCATCACACCGCAGACCACAAGTCCGACCGCCAAATGCGCCACCAGCAGCGCTATATGCGTCCCAGCTGTCCGCTTCTCATGGTTAACTGGTGGCGTGTCTGCCTGGACGAGGCTCAG ATGGTGGAGAGCACCACCTCGAATGCGGCGGAAATGGTGCGGATGCTGCCGGCTGTAAATCGTTGGGCCGTCACTGGAACTATTGACGATCTGCCGCCACTCTTGCAGTTCGTTGGCTTCAACGAGGCCTGCCAGCCGCCCGCTGCCTGGCAGACTGTCGATAAGTCCTTCCAGCTGAACCACAACCCAAAGCCATTGCTGGATCTGCTGGAGCACAGCTTGTGGCGCACCTGCATGTCGAAGGTGAAGCACGAGCTTGGGATTCCACCGCAAACTGAAGTGGTGCATCGTCTGGAGCTTAGCAATGTGGAATCTCTGTACTATCGCGAGGAGCACAATAAGTGCCACGAACAGTTCCTCCAGGAAGTGGCAAAGAATACGCATCATAACGAGGACAACAGCTCCCGCCTGGCGGCCATTTCTCCGCAGCTGCTGCGGATCATCCTAAAACCATTTTTGCGCATACGCAAGACCTGTTCCGTGCCCGTCGTGAACAACAACAGTTTGCACACGTTATCCTTTCTGGATCCACAGGACCTCCTAAATCATCTGATATCcaacaacgaaaacgaatgcAAGAAGCAGCTTCGCAGTTGGGCCTCGGCGTACAATGGATCGGCAGCCATATACTTTATACGCAAACATTACCACCAGGCCATCAGGCAGTACAAGCTCTTGCTGAAGCTAGCAGCGGACTACAACAAAGACAACATATC CGTGGACAGTGTGCTCCAGATTCATGCTCTCTATAACATTCTGCAAGCGAGCGCTCTGGCTGCCCCTCAAGACAGGATATCCGAAATCGAGGAGACCACCTATAAATCACAGATGCAAAAGTTTGGGTGGAAGTACCTGGAGGAAACCTCCAAAGTTCTCCAATCGGCTCTCAGTGCCTACCAGTTGAAGATATCTGAAATGCACACGCTGGAGGATCAGTTCCGTGGCAGCATTGTCCAATTTCTGGCCACAGTGGTCAACCTCAAGCATTCCCTCCATGATGTCATGTTAAGCAAGGTGCAGTATGTCGTTGTTGATAAATTGGAGCACGTCCACTCCATAGCGGGCATTATTTATGTAATTGAAATGTGGCACCAACGTCTCGAGGATCTGAAGATCAACTTATTTTCGGAATTCGAGTATCTGCAAGATATCATTGGTCGGGCTGTTGGGGCAGTCAAGGCGGGAGAGGCCCTAACAGCGGAAATCACTAGTTTTATAACCAATGTTTCCGATTGTCATCTGGCTGAGATTTTG AATGAAGgcaaaaagaaaccaaaaaagcCGCGCACTTGTCGTCTGTGCAAGATTCGTGAGACCTTGCATAAATTCGAATGTCTTGTGTTTGACAAAGAAAACGACATGACCGAAGGCCTGGAGAAGCCCAGCGTGGAGATCAGTGTTCTGAAAA TAATCTTTACATTCGTGCGATCAAAATCAGAATTCAGCGACTACCTTGGCGAGTGTAAAATCAAATTGGATTTGCTCTCCTGTCTCCAGGGACTGGCCAAATCCATGGCCAAGTACTGGATCGAGGTGGAGTATATGGTGAAGTCATTCGATGAGCTGGAAATGTGCAAGATGCGCATTCTGCTGACCGATGATCCCAAAGAGCAGTCGAATTTCCGCATCCTGAGGGGCCAGGTCGATGAGCAATTACGGACGAATCTGATCAAACTGGAAATCGCACAGCGTAACTTCACGCGGCTGAATGGACGCCTCAAGTATTTGAAGCACTTGAAGGAGGACAACAGTGCCAGGAACTGTCCGATTTGCCAGACCGATGAGGATTCGAGA TATGTTATGATGGTTTGCGGCCACTTTATTTGCCAGGACTGTCTCGACGAAATgaagaggaaaaaaaacacCGAGTGCAGCACAAAGTGTCCCATATGTCGCCAGGATTCGCCGGA GTTATATCATTCCGTTCGTCCTGGGGTGGCAAAAACGATGGTTGGCAGCTTTTCCACGAAAATCACCTGCATAGTGCAACTGATTCTCAAGATTACTGCTGACGATAATCAGGCTAAGATCCTCATCTTTTCGCAATGGCAGGCAATACTAGAGCAAATTTCAATTGCACTGAGGTTGAATAGGATTGTGTTCCGCAAATGCAGTAACATGGATCT
- the LOC4812909 gene encoding E3 ubiquitin-protein ligase SHPRH isoform X1, which produces MNPPIVLCEIADEIPIESVSEPSQFTYAIKGWELMHFFGPEHAKILLECIKKCEVERPRKLVFKAIKKDAKWILVLLQQATRSQPRPLDMEMAAILLPIVFKNFCLETSLDFAVAEQEKLYQRPLKTYVSTKLYDALYDRHQKAREGKDKPLELPDCFQSTLRKYQERSVCWMLSREQESNEFTGNYSVLHAVDGHTRVLKHDYCLQFYPFQEKLPKIILPPGGILADEMGLGKTVEFLAMLLLNPRVKGTFNNKYWLELLESVDDYVPLKKPRLQEELFCICTKKKGIQIKCRRCKLWQHEECMNSSDERDANDPPYVCPSCWSELGNMENTQLVESGATIIVSPNAIKMQWFNEMQKHISPALKVLLYPGLHSGSWYSPLELAKYDVVLTDFLILRNEIHHTADHKSDRQMRHQQRYMRPSCPLLMVNWWRVCLDEAQMVESTTSNAAEMVRMLPAVNRWAVTGTIDDLPPLLQFVGFNEACQPPAAWQTVDKSFQLNHNPKPLLDLLEHSLWRTCMSKVKHELGIPPQTEVVHRLELSNVESLYYREEHNKCHEQFLQEVAKNTHHNEDNSSRLAAISPQLLRIILKPFLRIRKTCSVPVVNNNSLHTLSFLDPQDLLNHLISNNENECKKQLRSWASAYNGSAAIYFIRKHYHQAIRQYKLLLKLAADYNKDNISVDSVLQIHALYNILQASALAAPQDRISEIEETTYKSQMQKFGWKYLEETSKVLQSALSAYQLKISEMHTLEDQFRGSIVQFLATVVNLKHSLHDVMLSKVQYVVVDKLEHVHSIAGIIYVIEMWHQRLEDLKINLFSEFEYLQDIIGRAVGAVKAGEALTAEITSFITNVSDCHLAEILQNEGKKKPKKPRTCRLCKIRETLHKFECLVFDKENDMTEGLEKPSVEISVLKIIFTFVRSKSEFSDYLGECKIKLDLLSCLQGLAKSMAKYWIEVEYMVKSFDELEMCKMRILLTDDPKEQSNFRILRGQVDEQLRTNLIKLEIAQRNFTRLNGRLKYLKHLKEDNSARNCPICQTDEDSRYVMMVCGHFICQDCLDEMKRKKNTECSTKCPICRQDSPELYHSVRPGVAKTMVGSFSTKITCIVQLILKITADDNQAKILIFSQWQAILEQISIALRLNRIVFRKCSNMDLDEFKSTEMNVTCLLMALSRGSKGLNLIEATHVFLVEPILNPGDERQAIGRIHRFGQTKATTVHRFIVNGTIEENILSLISSADDSKTLGTHWDLENLTLDSLKKLFILKE; this is translated from the exons ATGAATCCTCCTATTGTTTTATGCGAAATCGCAGATGAAATTCCCATAGAATCTGTGAGCGAGCCTTCGCAATTCACTTATGCCATAAAGGGCTGGGAACTAATGCACTTCTTTGGGCCGGAGCATGCAAAGATACTCTTAGAATGCATAAAAAAGT GCGAAGTCGAGCGTCCCCGAAAGTTGGTCTTCAAAGCCATAAAAAAAGATGCCAAATGGATCTTGGTGCTTTTGCAGCAGGCGACTCGTTCCCAGCCCCGTCCGCTTGATATGGAAATGGCTGCCATACTATTGCCAATTGTGTTCAAAAATTTCTGCCTGGAGACCAGCTTGGATTTTGCAGTGGCCGAGCAGGAGAAGCTGTATCAGCGACCACTCAAAACGTATGTGTCCACGAAGCTATACGATGCTCTCTACGACAGACACCAGAAGGCGCGAGAGGGCAAGGACAAGCCTTTGGAACTTCCCGACTGCTTCCAGTCGACGTTGCGCAAATACCAAGAGCGCAGCGTTTGCTGGATGCTTAGTCGCGAGCAAGAGTCAAATGAATTTACTGGGAACTACTCCGTTCTGCACGCGGTGGATGGACATACACGCGTGCTCAAGCATGACTACTGTCTGCAGTTCTATCCGTTTCAGGAGAAACTGCCAAAGATAATTTTGCCCCCGGGTGGCATCCTAGCAGATGAAATGGGTTTGGGCAAGACGGTGGAGTTCCTTGCCATGCTGCTGCTCAATCCCAGAGTTAAGGGCACattcaacaacaaatattGGCTAGAACTTTTAGAGAGTGTCGACGATTACGTGCCTCTAAAGAAGCCGCGGCTGCAGGAAGAACTGTTTTGCATTtgcaccaaaaaaaagggcaTCCAGATTAAGTGCAGAAGGTGCAAACTGTGGCAGCACGAGGAGTGTATGAATAGCAGTGACGAGCGGGATGCGAATGATCCCCCATATGTGTGTCCCAGCTGCTGGTCGGAACTGGGAAACATGGAAAACACGCAATTGGTAGAGTCCGGAGCCACCATCATAGTCTCGCCCAATGCCATTAAGATGCAGTGGTTTAACGAGATGCAAAAGCACATCTCGCCTGCCCTGAAGGTCCTACTGTACCCCGGCCTGCACTCTGGCTCGTGGTATAGTCCCTTGGAGCTGGCCAAGTACGATGTTGTGCTCACAGATTTTCTTATCCTTCGCAATGAGATTCATCACACCGCAGACCACAAGTCCGACCGCCAAATGCGCCACCAGCAGCGCTATATGCGTCCCAGCTGTCCGCTTCTCATGGTTAACTGGTGGCGTGTCTGCCTGGACGAGGCTCAG ATGGTGGAGAGCACCACCTCGAATGCGGCGGAAATGGTGCGGATGCTGCCGGCTGTAAATCGTTGGGCCGTCACTGGAACTATTGACGATCTGCCGCCACTCTTGCAGTTCGTTGGCTTCAACGAGGCCTGCCAGCCGCCCGCTGCCTGGCAGACTGTCGATAAGTCCTTCCAGCTGAACCACAACCCAAAGCCATTGCTGGATCTGCTGGAGCACAGCTTGTGGCGCACCTGCATGTCGAAGGTGAAGCACGAGCTTGGGATTCCACCGCAAACTGAAGTGGTGCATCGTCTGGAGCTTAGCAATGTGGAATCTCTGTACTATCGCGAGGAGCACAATAAGTGCCACGAACAGTTCCTCCAGGAAGTGGCAAAGAATACGCATCATAACGAGGACAACAGCTCCCGCCTGGCGGCCATTTCTCCGCAGCTGCTGCGGATCATCCTAAAACCATTTTTGCGCATACGCAAGACCTGTTCCGTGCCCGTCGTGAACAACAACAGTTTGCACACGTTATCCTTTCTGGATCCACAGGACCTCCTAAATCATCTGATATCcaacaacgaaaacgaatgcAAGAAGCAGCTTCGCAGTTGGGCCTCGGCGTACAATGGATCGGCAGCCATATACTTTATACGCAAACATTACCACCAGGCCATCAGGCAGTACAAGCTCTTGCTGAAGCTAGCAGCGGACTACAACAAAGACAACATATC CGTGGACAGTGTGCTCCAGATTCATGCTCTCTATAACATTCTGCAAGCGAGCGCTCTGGCTGCCCCTCAAGACAGGATATCCGAAATCGAGGAGACCACCTATAAATCACAGATGCAAAAGTTTGGGTGGAAGTACCTGGAGGAAACCTCCAAAGTTCTCCAATCGGCTCTCAGTGCCTACCAGTTGAAGATATCTGAAATGCACACGCTGGAGGATCAGTTCCGTGGCAGCATTGTCCAATTTCTGGCCACAGTGGTCAACCTCAAGCATTCCCTCCATGATGTCATGTTAAGCAAGGTGCAGTATGTCGTTGTTGATAAATTGGAGCACGTCCACTCCATAGCGGGCATTATTTATGTAATTGAAATGTGGCACCAACGTCTCGAGGATCTGAAGATCAACTTATTTTCGGAATTCGAGTATCTGCAAGATATCATTGGTCGGGCTGTTGGGGCAGTCAAGGCGGGAGAGGCCCTAACAGCGGAAATCACTAGTTTTATAACCAATGTTTCCGATTGTCATCTGGCTGAGATTTTG CAGAATGAAGgcaaaaagaaaccaaaaaagcCGCGCACTTGTCGTCTGTGCAAGATTCGTGAGACCTTGCATAAATTCGAATGTCTTGTGTTTGACAAAGAAAACGACATGACCGAAGGCCTGGAGAAGCCCAGCGTGGAGATCAGTGTTCTGAAAA TAATCTTTACATTCGTGCGATCAAAATCAGAATTCAGCGACTACCTTGGCGAGTGTAAAATCAAATTGGATTTGCTCTCCTGTCTCCAGGGACTGGCCAAATCCATGGCCAAGTACTGGATCGAGGTGGAGTATATGGTGAAGTCATTCGATGAGCTGGAAATGTGCAAGATGCGCATTCTGCTGACCGATGATCCCAAAGAGCAGTCGAATTTCCGCATCCTGAGGGGCCAGGTCGATGAGCAATTACGGACGAATCTGATCAAACTGGAAATCGCACAGCGTAACTTCACGCGGCTGAATGGACGCCTCAAGTATTTGAAGCACTTGAAGGAGGACAACAGTGCCAGGAACTGTCCGATTTGCCAGACCGATGAGGATTCGAGA TATGTTATGATGGTTTGCGGCCACTTTATTTGCCAGGACTGTCTCGACGAAATgaagaggaaaaaaaacacCGAGTGCAGCACAAAGTGTCCCATATGTCGCCAGGATTCGCCGGA GTTATATCATTCCGTTCGTCCTGGGGTGGCAAAAACGATGGTTGGCAGCTTTTCCACGAAAATCACCTGCATAGTGCAACTGATTCTCAAGATTACTGCTGACGATAATCAGGCTAAGATCCTCATCTTTTCGCAATGGCAGGCAATACTAGAGCAAATTTCAATTGCACTGAGGTTGAATAGGATTGTGTTCCGCAAATGCAGTAACATGGATCT